In Sphingobacterium zeae, one genomic interval encodes:
- the ispF gene encoding 2-C-methyl-D-erythritol 2,4-cyclodiphosphate synthase: MKIKVGFGFDVHQMKEGHPFIVGGVQLEHHAGAFGHSDADVLVHAICDAILGAANLEDIGYHFPNTDMRWKGISSLLLLKECMALIAAKGYTLGNIDAMLCLEAPKIKPYIPQMKVKLAEATGLDIDDISIKATTNETMGFIGRQEGAVAYAVCLIERA, from the coding sequence ATGAAAATTAAGGTAGGATTTGGATTTGATGTCCATCAGATGAAAGAGGGTCATCCCTTTATTGTTGGAGGTGTTCAATTGGAGCACCATGCTGGGGCCTTTGGCCATTCTGATGCAGATGTATTGGTGCATGCGATATGTGATGCCATTTTGGGGGCAGCAAATTTAGAAGATATTGGCTACCACTTTCCAAACACAGATATGCGCTGGAAAGGTATCAGTAGCTTATTGTTACTGAAAGAATGTATGGCGCTGATTGCTGCGAAGGGATATACGCTTGGCAATATTGATGCGATGCTGTGCCTGGAAGCTCCTAAGATCAAACCTTATATCCCGCAGATGAAAGTTAAATTGGCTGAAGCCACTGGTTTGGATATCGATGATATTTCCATTAAAGCAACGACAAATGAAACCATGGGATTTATCGGCCGTCAGGAAGGGGCCGTTGCCTATGCGGTTTGCTTGATCGAACGGGCGTAG
- the uvrC gene encoding excinuclease ABC subunit UvrC: protein MDVFDYREELKKIPHRPGVYQYFDKNNELIYIGKAKDLRNRVGSYFVNENQLNGKTRVLVRKINRISFTIVDTEIDAWLLENSLIKKHKPKYNVLLKDDKTYPWIVIKNEPFPRVFWTRQYIKDGSRYYGPYPSVGMMHIVLDLIRELFPLRTCNLALTQENIRKGKFKICLEYQIGNCKGPCEGYQSEEDYDQNLSDIKDILNGKIAMVTNRLKEGIATAAVALDFERAQLIKAKLDKLDNYQSKSTVVNSSITNVDVFSIASDEGYAFVNYLKVMNGVIIQTQTLEMKRRLDESEQELLALAIPEIRERFKSLSREIIVPFALDIEENERIRFTIPKLGEKKKLLELSQKNVAFFRKERLLQYEKLNPDVRTERILKQMQKDLRMNVLPQHIECFDNSNIQGNYPVSAIVVFKDAKPSKKDYRHFNVKTVEGPNDFATMEEAVFRRYRRLLDEDQPLPQLIIIDGGKGQLGAALKSLRLLGIERKVTVIGIAKRLEELFYPGDQYPLYLDKKSETLKVIQHLRDEAHRFGITFHRNQRSRKTFVSELENVPGIGKTTVEKVLTEFKSVKKVKEASDEDLKKVLNLKQIKALREYFAK, encoded by the coding sequence ATGGACGTATTTGATTATAGAGAGGAATTAAAGAAGATACCGCATCGGCCTGGAGTCTATCAGTATTTTGATAAAAATAATGAGCTGATATATATTGGGAAAGCGAAAGATTTGCGCAATCGGGTCGGATCTTATTTCGTTAATGAAAATCAGCTGAATGGCAAAACACGCGTTTTGGTCCGTAAGATTAATCGGATATCTTTTACTATAGTTGATACGGAGATTGATGCTTGGTTGCTTGAGAATTCATTGATCAAGAAACACAAACCCAAGTATAATGTTCTTCTCAAGGACGATAAAACTTATCCTTGGATTGTTATCAAGAATGAGCCTTTTCCACGCGTTTTTTGGACCAGGCAATATATCAAAGATGGTTCGCGCTATTATGGACCCTATCCTTCGGTGGGGATGATGCATATTGTTTTGGATCTGATTCGTGAATTGTTTCCCTTGCGGACCTGCAATTTGGCCCTAACACAGGAAAATATACGGAAAGGCAAGTTTAAGATCTGTCTTGAATACCAAATTGGAAACTGTAAGGGGCCTTGCGAAGGATATCAATCTGAAGAAGACTATGATCAGAATCTGAGTGATATTAAGGATATTCTGAACGGAAAGATTGCTATGGTGACCAATCGCTTGAAAGAAGGTATTGCTACTGCCGCGGTAGCTCTGGATTTCGAAAGAGCACAATTAATCAAGGCGAAGTTGGATAAGCTAGACAATTATCAGAGTAAATCCACCGTTGTTAACTCATCCATTACAAACGTCGATGTATTTAGCATCGCTTCGGATGAGGGATATGCTTTTGTCAACTACTTGAAAGTGATGAATGGTGTGATTATTCAAACGCAAACACTGGAAATGAAACGGCGTTTAGATGAGAGTGAACAGGAGCTCTTAGCCCTGGCCATACCAGAGATACGGGAACGTTTCAAAAGTCTGTCGCGGGAAATTATCGTACCATTCGCGTTAGATATTGAAGAGAACGAACGGATTCGATTTACAATCCCCAAATTGGGTGAAAAGAAAAAACTCCTGGAGCTTTCGCAAAAGAACGTCGCATTTTTTAGGAAGGAACGTTTGTTGCAATATGAGAAGCTTAATCCGGATGTCCGCACTGAGCGTATTTTAAAACAGATGCAAAAGGACCTTCGGATGAATGTGCTTCCGCAACATATTGAGTGTTTTGATAACTCGAATATTCAGGGCAATTATCCCGTATCGGCTATTGTTGTCTTTAAGGATGCAAAACCTTCGAAGAAAGATTACCGCCACTTTAATGTGAAAACCGTGGAGGGGCCCAATGATTTTGCCACGATGGAGGAGGCTGTTTTTAGACGCTATAGGCGATTATTGGATGAAGATCAGCCTCTGCCCCAATTGATTATTATAGACGGTGGTAAGGGGCAGCTAGGGGCCGCGTTAAAGAGTCTGCGCTTATTGGGGATCGAACGGAAAGTCACGGTGATCGGTATTGCGAAGAGGCTGGAGGAGCTTTTCTATCCGGGTGATCAGTATCCACTTTATCTGGATAAGAAGTCTGAAACCCTCAAGGTCATTCAACATCTCCGGGATGAAGCACACCGCTTCGGAATCACCTTCCACAGAAATCAGCGGAGCCGAAAAACTTTTGTTTCTGAACTTGAAAATGTGCCAGGCATAGGCAAAACAACAGTGGAGAAAGTGTTAACTGAATTTAAATCGGTAAAAAAGGTGAAGGAAGCGTCTGATGAAGACCTAAAAAAAGTGCTTAATCTCAAACAGATTAAAGCACTTCGTGAATACTTTGCAAAGTAA
- a CDS encoding glycogen/starch synthase, which produces MAKTKILFITHEMSPFLELTKISEITRQLPQAMQEKGFEIRILMPRFGNINERRNRLHEVIRLSGLNIVVDNNDNPLIIKVASLPAARMQVYFLDNEDYFQRKKVFSDEHGEFFADNNERSVFFCKGALETVKKLGWSPDVVHCHGWFSALVPAYVKTTYKDDPTFKDAKVMYSLFNEEFKSTLGTKYAEMAPEGSFKAEDAQVYGDGSYEAIYKGALHFTDMVVVADQNVNTEIVDFARSKDIQVFEPNGDQDYDAFGEVYDQFAPEEVEA; this is translated from the coding sequence ACTTCCGCAAGCGATGCAAGAAAAGGGTTTTGAGATCCGGATCTTAATGCCGCGTTTTGGGAATATCAATGAGCGTAGAAATAGATTACATGAGGTTATTCGTCTTTCAGGCCTGAACATTGTTGTGGATAATAATGATAATCCGCTAATTATTAAAGTTGCTTCATTACCTGCGGCCCGGATGCAGGTGTATTTCTTGGATAATGAAGACTACTTTCAGCGTAAAAAAGTTTTTAGTGATGAGCATGGCGAGTTCTTTGCAGACAACAATGAGCGTTCGGTGTTCTTCTGTAAAGGAGCGTTGGAAACTGTGAAGAAATTAGGTTGGTCCCCAGATGTAGTGCACTGTCATGGATGGTTCTCTGCGTTGGTACCGGCGTATGTCAAGACGACTTATAAAGACGATCCGACATTCAAGGATGCAAAAGTAATGTACTCTTTGTTCAATGAAGAGTTTAAAAGTACACTAGGTACGAAGTATGCGGAAATGGCACCAGAGGGTTCATTCAAAGCTGAGGATGCGCAGGTGTACGGTGATGGTAGCTATGAGGCTATCTATAAAGGTGCTTTGCATTTTACCGATATGGTCGTTGTTGCGGATCAAAATGTCAATACCGAAATAGTTGATTTTGCAAGATCAAAAGATATTCAGGTTTTTGAGCCCAACGGCGATCAAGACTATGATGCCTTTGGAGAAGTATATGATCAATTTGCGCCGGAAGAAGTAGAAGCGTAG
- the era gene encoding GTPase Era, with protein MSHKAGFVSIIGKPNAGKSTLMNALVGEKMSIITPKAQTTRHRIIGIVNDEDHQIVFSDTPGVIKPNYSLQESMMNFVQGSLIDADIILFVTDINEKYDENDVLEKLRKTNSPVAVLINKIDKSSEEEVKAKIEFWQEKLNPDTIFAISAKLNHNVAAVMQYIKDKLPIHEAYYEKDELTDKSMRFFVSEMIREKVFKLYDKEIPYSTEVIVTSYKEEANITRIAAEIIVERDSQKNIIIGKAGAMIKKVGTYARQDIEEFIDGKVFLELFVKVIPDWRSKKNYLKRFGYDD; from the coding sequence ATGTCACACAAAGCAGGATTCGTAAGTATCATCGGAAAGCCAAATGCTGGTAAGTCCACACTAATGAACGCTTTAGTGGGTGAAAAAATGTCTATCATTACACCCAAAGCGCAAACGACAAGACACCGCATTATCGGTATTGTAAACGATGAAGACCATCAAATTGTGTTTTCGGACACTCCAGGTGTTATTAAACCAAACTATTCTTTGCAGGAATCCATGATGAATTTTGTCCAAGGATCTTTGATCGATGCAGACATTATACTATTTGTGACAGATATCAACGAAAAATACGATGAGAACGATGTCCTCGAGAAATTACGCAAAACAAATTCTCCTGTTGCTGTACTGATCAATAAAATTGATAAATCTTCAGAAGAAGAAGTCAAAGCAAAAATTGAATTCTGGCAAGAAAAATTAAATCCAGATACCATTTTTGCCATTTCAGCAAAACTGAATCATAATGTTGCTGCCGTAATGCAATACATAAAAGACAAGTTACCAATTCACGAAGCTTATTATGAAAAGGATGAACTGACAGATAAATCCATGCGTTTCTTTGTCTCCGAAATGATCCGTGAAAAAGTGTTCAAACTGTATGACAAGGAAATTCCTTACAGCACAGAAGTGATCGTTACATCGTACAAAGAAGAAGCTAATATTACGCGGATTGCTGCCGAAATTATTGTTGAACGCGACTCTCAAAAAAATATTATCATTGGAAAGGCGGGCGCCATGATCAAAAAAGTAGGAACCTACGCGCGTCAGGATATTGAGGAGTTTATCGACGGAAAGGTATTTCTCGAACTTTTCGTTAAAGTAATTCCTGACTGGCGAAGCAAGAAAAATTACCTTAAACGTTTCGGTTACGATGACTAA
- a CDS encoding penicillin-binding protein 1A, which produces MKRVSKKNQLTEADIKRYTFNFWKIIVGVVAIGFLFILSIRLGLFGKLPSFSDLENPKSNLASEVITEDHKVLGTYYVQNRSNVKYSELSPYLVKALVSTEDKRFYDHSGIDYSRTFTVIFHTLTGNKQGGSTITQQLALNLFSDGRQKNFLKRVIQKFQEWITAVRLERNYTKDEIITMYFNTVDFGAYNTYGIKSAARTYFNTTPDKLTAEQAALLVGMLKGPGAYSPVRYPDRSRTRRNTVLNNMVAANFISAEEATKAKEKPLGLELKIANYGEGLAPYFRAVLKDEIKKEFAKLSITKPDGTPYDLDRDGLKIYTTINMSMQQYAEDSQKEWMKQLQSKFSAQWKNRDPFKGDKAKLLISGMKRSDRYRILKEEGLNEDEIKKAFNVKVPMNIFTWKGSVDTMMTPMDSIKYNKLMLRNAMMSMEPKTGHIKAWVGGIDFDHFKYDQVKMGTRQVGSTAKPFTYAVAIDNGYSPCYSIPNYQQTYNGWTPRGNAQGGNPITLAKALAYSQNYATAYLVHEVGAAEVAALTKRMGITSDVPNYPSISLGAYEASVFDMVGAYSAFVNQGTWIEPTAILRIEDKNGTPIYDKAPKVVKALNSESAYIIVDMLKKVVSQGTARRIQWMYKLTNPIGGKTGTTNDNSDAWFIGITPELVTGVWTGAEDRGISFDRMEYGQGAAAAMPVFAYYMQKVYKDSNLKYTKGDFEQPQGGLTRVIDCNQYWGGGGSDVEDGSTDSSSKDETKLKDDRLGF; this is translated from the coding sequence ATGAAACGAGTATCAAAAAAAAATCAACTGACGGAAGCTGATATCAAACGATATACGTTCAATTTTTGGAAGATTATCGTTGGAGTTGTTGCAATAGGTTTTCTGTTTATATTGAGTATACGTCTTGGATTATTTGGGAAATTGCCCTCCTTCAGTGATTTGGAAAATCCAAAAAGCAATTTAGCTTCTGAAGTTATCACTGAAGATCATAAAGTACTGGGGACCTATTATGTTCAAAACCGTTCCAATGTAAAGTATAGCGAATTGTCCCCTTATTTAGTCAAAGCATTGGTGTCTACAGAGGATAAACGTTTCTATGATCACTCTGGTATAGACTATTCGCGTACATTCACAGTCATCTTCCATACCTTGACAGGTAATAAGCAAGGGGGGAGTACGATTACACAACAGCTGGCACTTAATCTCTTCTCGGATGGACGTCAGAAGAATTTTTTAAAACGAGTCATCCAAAAATTTCAGGAATGGATTACGGCGGTTCGTCTGGAGAGAAATTATACCAAGGATGAGATTATTACCATGTATTTCAATACGGTAGACTTTGGTGCCTACAATACATACGGAATCAAATCAGCTGCGCGGACTTACTTTAATACGACTCCCGACAAATTGACAGCGGAACAAGCAGCCTTGTTGGTGGGTATGCTAAAAGGTCCGGGAGCATATTCTCCGGTGCGTTACCCTGATAGATCTCGCACCCGACGTAATACGGTGTTGAACAATATGGTTGCCGCCAATTTTATCTCGGCAGAAGAGGCAACAAAAGCAAAAGAGAAACCACTTGGTTTAGAGCTTAAGATCGCAAATTACGGCGAAGGATTGGCTCCCTATTTCAGAGCGGTACTAAAAGACGAGATCAAAAAGGAATTTGCCAAGCTTTCTATTACCAAGCCGGATGGTACGCCCTATGATCTTGATCGCGATGGATTGAAAATCTATACGACAATCAACATGTCTATGCAGCAATATGCAGAGGATTCACAAAAGGAGTGGATGAAGCAATTGCAGTCTAAATTTTCCGCACAATGGAAAAATAGGGATCCCTTCAAAGGCGATAAAGCGAAGCTATTAATCAGCGGAATGAAGCGTTCTGATCGTTACCGCATTTTGAAGGAAGAAGGTTTGAATGAAGACGAAATCAAAAAGGCTTTCAATGTAAAAGTTCCTATGAATATTTTTACATGGAAAGGAAGCGTCGACACTATGATGACGCCAATGGATTCCATTAAATACAATAAACTCATGTTGCGCAATGCGATGATGTCAATGGAGCCAAAGACGGGACATATTAAAGCGTGGGTAGGGGGGATTGACTTTGACCATTTTAAATATGATCAGGTAAAAATGGGCACGCGTCAAGTCGGATCGACGGCTAAACCATTTACTTACGCGGTTGCGATTGACAATGGCTATTCACCATGTTATAGTATTCCAAACTACCAGCAAACGTATAACGGATGGACCCCAAGGGGAAATGCGCAAGGAGGAAACCCTATTACCTTGGCTAAGGCCCTTGCTTATTCTCAAAACTATGCGACAGCCTATTTAGTACACGAAGTTGGTGCTGCCGAAGTCGCTGCATTGACAAAGCGAATGGGTATAACAAGTGATGTGCCTAATTATCCTTCGATCTCATTAGGTGCTTATGAAGCGTCGGTGTTTGATATGGTGGGTGCTTATTCGGCATTTGTAAATCAAGGAACCTGGATTGAACCGACTGCGATCTTACGGATTGAAGATAAAAATGGTACACCGATCTATGATAAAGCACCAAAGGTCGTAAAAGCCTTAAATAGTGAATCTGCTTATATTATTGTTGATATGTTGAAAAAGGTGGTATCCCAAGGTACGGCGAGACGTATTCAATGGATGTACAAGCTCACCAATCCAATCGGTGGTAAAACGGGTACAACGAATGACAACTCGGATGCTTGGTTTATCGGTATTACGCCCGAACTGGTTACAGGTGTGTGGACCGGGGCGGAAGATCGGGGCATTAGTTTCGATCGCATGGAGTACGGTCAGGGGGCTGCGGCAGCTATGCCAGTATTCGCTTATTACATGCAGAAAGTATATAAAGATTCGAATTTGAAATATACTAAAGGTGATTTTGAACAACCTCAAGGTGGACTCACCCGTGTGATAGACTGTAATCAATACTGGGGTGGCGGAGGCTCTGATGTAGAAGATGGATCTACCGATTCGAGCAGTAAAGACGAAACTAAACTAAAAGATGACCGCTTAGGTTTCTAA